One region of Marivirga arenosa genomic DNA includes:
- a CDS encoding HAMP domain-containing sensor histidine kinase, translated as MSAIDEDGIVYFGNENGLLEFDGTHWQLYKTPSFTPITFLKIVEDKIYTFGKNKFGYFQRDKSGYMSYHSLNERMPDNKEIPYISNVVQFEGDTYFSTDSSLIKWDGEVLNRLNMGANLTMYEFEDKVLLSFAGDNGGLAFLKNDTASLINSDFKFSNDYAWEFLRQNDSNWLIFTSENGIYNFNPDTYETSEFQGEINNFYKKDSTFLYSAERVSDSLFITSSWDDGLQLFNANGDIIKRLDDKSGILWKYNTHSTLDNRGNLWLSTGFGVQYLEFYNPDKKSNFKPEAKVRFIKAGDSSLFVRDSSHILSVSVDKSNSLDFYFSVPGLFTKDLKFSYYLEDFEKDWSDWTTNSRKEYTNLPGGTYTFHLRAKHATQENIDIKPFSFKLKIPKAWYEYPISYVAVGALLALLIFGLVRYRTHRLSITNKKLEQLVNERTSEIESQKEQLRAANEELKTINNELDNFVYRSSHDLVAPLKSLRGLITIAGMTDNVDEIREYFRLMNISINKLEEFIRSIMDFSTNTKKPLEMKEISMDTILDSIVEDLKFYENAEKVELIRAYDSDFKIKTDAKRLNIVLSNLVTNALKYHDFKQDDAPYIKVTAKKKDNNYILEVEDNGSGIPKEHQRKIFDMFYRAHEGIEGSGLGLYIVMDTLNVLKGKIDLKSKTRVGTTFRIVLPLID; from the coding sequence ATGTCTGCAATTGATGAAGACGGGATAGTTTATTTTGGAAATGAAAATGGATTATTAGAATTTGATGGTACACATTGGCAATTATATAAGACCCCAAGTTTCACGCCTATCACTTTTCTAAAAATAGTAGAAGATAAAATATATACATTCGGAAAAAATAAGTTCGGCTATTTTCAAAGAGATAAATCTGGATATATGAGCTATCATTCATTAAATGAAAGGATGCCAGACAATAAGGAAATACCTTATATTTCTAATGTAGTTCAATTTGAGGGAGATACTTATTTTAGTACTGATAGTTCTCTCATAAAATGGGACGGGGAAGTATTGAATAGACTGAATATGGGGGCTAATTTGACGATGTACGAATTTGAGGATAAAGTATTACTTTCCTTTGCAGGTGATAATGGCGGATTGGCTTTTTTAAAAAATGATACAGCTTCTTTAATTAATTCTGATTTTAAATTTAGTAATGATTATGCCTGGGAGTTTTTAAGACAAAATGATAGCAACTGGCTTATTTTTACTTCCGAAAATGGTATCTATAATTTTAATCCTGATACATATGAAACCTCGGAGTTTCAGGGCGAAATAAATAATTTTTATAAAAAGGATAGTACCTTTCTTTATTCTGCCGAAAGAGTGTCTGATTCTCTTTTTATAACGTCCAGCTGGGATGATGGATTACAACTATTTAATGCAAATGGAGATATTATTAAAAGACTTGATGATAAGTCTGGCATTTTGTGGAAATATAATACCCATTCAACATTAGATAATAGAGGAAACCTTTGGTTAAGTACTGGTTTTGGTGTGCAGTATCTCGAATTTTATAATCCCGATAAAAAATCGAATTTTAAACCAGAAGCTAAGGTTAGATTCATTAAAGCTGGCGATAGCTCATTATTTGTCCGAGATTCAAGCCATATTTTATCCGTTTCTGTTGATAAATCGAATTCATTAGACTTTTATTTTTCAGTGCCTGGATTATTCACCAAGGATTTGAAATTCTCCTATTATCTTGAAGATTTCGAAAAGGATTGGTCCGATTGGACAACCAATTCTCGAAAGGAATATACCAACTTACCAGGGGGAACCTATACCTTCCATTTAAGAGCTAAACACGCTACTCAGGAAAATATAGATATTAAACCCTTTAGTTTTAAATTAAAAATTCCAAAAGCTTGGTATGAATATCCAATCAGCTATGTTGCGGTTGGTGCTTTACTAGCCTTATTAATTTTTGGTTTAGTAAGATATAGAACACATCGCCTAAGCATCACAAATAAAAAATTAGAGCAACTTGTAAATGAACGTACATCTGAAATTGAATCACAAAAAGAGCAACTTCGTGCCGCCAATGAAGAACTTAAAACTATTAATAATGAGTTAGATAATTTCGTTTATCGTTCTTCTCATGATTTAGTTGCCCCTTTGAAATCTTTGAGAGGACTTATTACAATAGCAGGCATGACCGATAATGTGGATGAAATAAGAGAATATTTCAGACTCATGAATATCAGTATTAATAAGCTGGAGGAATTTATTAGAAGCATTATGGATTTTTCAACTAATACTAAAAAGCCTCTTGAAATGAAGGAGATCAGCATGGATACTATTTTGGATAGTATAGTAGAAGATTTGAAATTTTATGAAAATGCTGAGAAAGTTGAATTGATTAGAGCTTATGACTCTGATTTTAAAATCAAGACTGATGCAAAAAGACTAAATATTGTATTAAGCAACTTAGTTACCAATGCATTAAAATATCATGATTTCAAGCAGGATGATGCTCCATATATAAAAGTAACTGCTAAGAAGAAGGACAATAACTACATCTTAGAAGTTGAGGATAATGGTTCTGGTATACCTAAAGAGCATCAAAGGAAAATATTTGATATGTTTTACAGAGCGCATGAGGGTATTGAAGGCTCTGGTTTAGGTTTATACATTGTAATGGATACTTTAAATGTTTTAAAAGGTAAAATCGACTTAAAATCTAAAACAAGAGTAGGAACCACCTTTAGAATTGTATTACCACTTATTGATTAG
- a CDS encoding tetratricopeptide repeat protein, with translation MLKSRIILLVVAITLVVVIFTLPKVVVDNENESIESGTQTSEENTAETLDSSPSSSEPLTDSHSGTIPAEFRNTISRLRNSYLKAESQENSVIFADSLAAIFTDLNRFDSAAKYIELSRQDNEVIGNAYYEAFSFAADVDKANRLALKTREYLQKVLEESPDNNSAKIKIAMTYVSSDNPMRGISMLLEVIEEEPNNEEALFNLGILSVQSGQYDKAIDRFETLLSQNPDNMQAKFYMALSLMNSGQKAKAKELFTEIKNTSNDEQLLAAVESYLNGL, from the coding sequence ATGTTGAAGTCCAGAATCATATTATTAGTAGTTGCAATTACATTAGTAGTGGTGATATTTACTCTGCCTAAAGTAGTGGTGGATAATGAGAATGAAAGTATTGAATCTGGTACTCAAACTTCTGAAGAAAATACAGCAGAAACATTAGATTCTAGTCCTTCTTCGTCAGAACCATTAACGGATTCGCATTCAGGAACTATTCCTGCTGAATTTAGGAATACAATCTCCAGATTAAGAAATAGTTATTTGAAGGCTGAAAGTCAGGAAAATAGTGTTATCTTTGCAGATTCTTTAGCTGCTATATTCACAGATCTTAATAGATTCGATAGTGCAGCTAAATATATTGAGTTATCTAGACAGGATAACGAAGTAATAGGAAATGCCTATTATGAAGCTTTTAGTTTTGCAGCTGATGTTGATAAAGCAAATCGTTTAGCATTAAAGACAAGAGAGTATCTTCAAAAGGTATTAGAAGAATCTCCAGATAACAATAGTGCTAAAATAAAGATTGCTATGACTTACGTTTCATCAGATAATCCGATGAGGGGTATTTCTATGCTGTTAGAGGTTATAGAAGAAGAACCTAATAATGAAGAAGCATTATTTAACTTGGGGATTTTATCTGTTCAATCAGGTCAATATGACAAAGCAATTGATAGGTTTGAGACACTTTTAAGTCAAAATCCTGACAATATGCAAGCTAAATTTTATATGGCATTGAGTTTGATGAATAGCGGTCAGAAAGCAAAAGCTAAAGAGCTATTTACGGAAATTAAAAATACAAGTAATGATGAACAGTTGTTGGCAGCTGTTGAGAGTTACTTAAATGGATTATAA
- a CDS encoding GAF domain-containing protein — MKKINFNSIKSKMIIGYGSMALLIVIVVLITLSQISGILEKGTDVLENKQPSRLYVDAYKSGIRNSNISFQNYLLSGSETTKQELNKIWNKEVKAAKDSLDSLVTNWSNPENIILYEKINRLANRIKNKQEEAINNASFSSGTTNIYISDYPNLAGDTIYGTNDLQTWIDGELSNQSSEGNQNAQLFSENVKPLSDEFDDLSSQLYVNLEQEALDIADEIYSARDRFLISELIIVLISIILCLILFRYARNQIKNSIDALQSEVKILSEGNIPETKAHTNDELDIILEEIHILSENLSNVKNFALEVGKGSFDSNISVFNNKGDIGTSLAEMRESLKNVSEEARVRNWTNKGTAEFGDILRKFNNNISELSDHVITFMVNYLEANQGSIFIVDDSDEDNPRLQLTATYAYDRKKFLEKTIEPGQGLVGQVYLEKQSIYLKELPKDYINITSGLGNATPKSIFIVPLIANEKVYGVIELGTFTEFNENERKFIEDVGENIASSVQSVKINERTNKLLAESQEMTEQMRSQEEEMRQNMEELQATQEEMERSQGESNERMQSIEKSGLAFIEFKPSGHIVSADRTFLNLMEYEMDELEGKHHQIFVSPEYAKSEEYKKFREDISNGKLVTGVFERYTKTGKKKYLKGAYSDVRNTNGEPVKVFKFIVDVTDIVEKSNELIKEKEELLKQLENINSDIEKSENRNIEDLKSYQEELRNTLLNKLKKTEQELKASLEKQKKDLGL, encoded by the coding sequence ATGAAGAAAATAAATTTCAATTCCATCAAAAGTAAAATGATTATTGGCTATGGTAGCATGGCCTTACTTATTGTAATTGTTGTTTTAATTACGCTTTCACAAATTTCCGGAATTTTAGAAAAAGGAACTGATGTTCTAGAGAATAAGCAACCTTCAAGATTATATGTTGATGCCTATAAGAGCGGAATCCGCAATTCTAATATTTCATTTCAAAATTACTTATTAAGCGGGAGTGAAACCACCAAACAAGAGCTCAATAAAATATGGAATAAAGAAGTTAAAGCAGCGAAAGATAGCTTAGATTCTTTAGTAACAAATTGGTCAAACCCCGAAAATATTATTCTCTATGAAAAAATAAACCGATTAGCTAACCGAATAAAAAACAAGCAAGAAGAAGCTATTAATAATGCAAGCTTTAGTTCTGGCACCACCAATATTTATATAAGTGACTATCCTAACTTAGCAGGTGATACTATTTATGGAACCAATGACCTTCAAACTTGGATAGATGGTGAATTAAGTAATCAAAGTTCAGAAGGAAATCAGAATGCTCAATTGTTTTCTGAAAATGTAAAGCCTTTAAGCGATGAATTCGATGATCTTTCCAGTCAGCTCTATGTTAATTTAGAGCAAGAAGCTTTAGATATTGCTGATGAAATTTATTCTGCTAGAGATAGATTTTTAATTTCTGAATTGATTATAGTATTAATATCCATTATTCTGTGTTTGATACTTTTCAGATACGCTAGAAACCAAATTAAAAACAGTATTGATGCGCTTCAAAGTGAAGTGAAGATTCTCAGTGAAGGTAATATTCCTGAAACGAAAGCACACACCAATGATGAGCTTGATATTATCTTAGAAGAAATTCACATATTATCGGAAAACTTATCAAATGTGAAAAACTTTGCTTTAGAAGTAGGCAAAGGTAGTTTTGATAGTAACATATCAGTTTTTAATAATAAAGGCGATATAGGCACATCTTTAGCTGAAATGAGAGAAAGCTTGAAGAATGTATCTGAAGAAGCAAGAGTTAGAAACTGGACCAATAAAGGCACTGCTGAATTTGGTGATATCTTAAGGAAATTCAACAATAATATTAGTGAATTAAGTGATCATGTTATCACATTTATGGTAAATTACCTAGAAGCTAACCAAGGAAGCATTTTTATTGTAGATGATAGTGATGAAGATAATCCTAGGCTTCAGCTTACTGCCACTTATGCATATGATAGAAAAAAATTCTTAGAGAAAACCATAGAACCAGGTCAAGGACTTGTAGGACAAGTATATTTAGAGAAACAATCAATTTACTTAAAAGAGCTGCCTAAGGATTATATTAATATTACTTCTGGGCTTGGCAACGCTACTCCTAAAAGTATTTTCATAGTTCCATTAATTGCCAATGAAAAAGTATATGGAGTTATTGAATTAGGAACATTTACGGAATTCAATGAAAACGAAAGAAAATTCATTGAAGATGTGGGTGAAAATATTGCATCATCTGTACAATCAGTAAAAATTAATGAGCGAACCAATAAATTATTGGCTGAGTCTCAAGAAATGACTGAACAGATGCGATCTCAAGAAGAGGAGATGCGCCAAAATATGGAAGAGCTTCAAGCCACTCAGGAGGAAATGGAGCGTTCTCAAGGCGAAAGTAATGAAAGGATGCAGTCTATTGAGAAAAGTGGGTTGGCATTTATTGAATTCAAACCTTCGGGACATATCGTTTCAGCTGATAGAACATTCCTAAACTTGATGGAATACGAAATGGATGAATTAGAGGGTAAACACCATCAAATTTTCGTTAGTCCTGAATATGCTAAAAGTGAAGAGTATAAAAAGTTTAGAGAGGATATTTCAAATGGAAAATTAGTTACTGGGGTTTTTGAACGATATACAAAAACAGGCAAAAAGAAATATCTTAAAGGAGCATATTCAGATGTAAGAAACACGAATGGTGAACCCGTAAAAGTTTTTAAATTTATTGTAGATGTCACCGATATTGTTGAGAAATCGAATGAACTCATAAAAGAAAAAGAAGAGCTACTAAAGCAACTTGAAAATATCAATTCAGATATTGAAAAATCTGAAAATAGAAATATCGAAGACCTAAAATCATATCAAGAAGAACTTAGAAACACTTTGTTAAATAAGCTTAAGAAGACAGAGCAAGAATTAAAAGCTTCTTTAGAAAAACAAAAGAAAGATTTAGGACTTTAA
- a CDS encoding Rne/Rng family ribonuclease gives MSNELIINSTQNGSRIALLNDRNLIEIHYDNKEEQFSVGDIYLGNVRKVMQGLNAAFVDVGYEKDAFLHYHDLGPKVNSLLKYTKFATTRNNTSYKLGKFKLEPEIDKLGKISQVLSKNKQVLVQVIKEPISTKGPRLSCELSLAGRYLVLVPFANGISISKKISTSEERKRLTRLISSIKPENFGVIIRTVAEGKEVAELDTDLRNLLETWEKGVKKLKTAKPKDKIIGEVGRASSILRDMMNETFDSIHVDDEETFKEIQSYIQKIDPSKEKILKLYSGRNKIFEHFGIERQLKSLFGQSVNIKGGGYLIIEHTEALHVVDVNSGNKSNSEESQEDTALNTNLEAAKEVARQLRLRDMGGIIVVDFIDMKNPDNKKLLFKKMKEFMETDRSKHTVLPLSKFGLMQITRQRVRPELNIVTKEVCPTCNGTGKITASILVSDKIEQDLDYLLTKQNEKSLSLAIHPFLYSYYTKGLISLRVKWFFKYGKWIKLIQDSSLALTEYHFMNANEEIIEMG, from the coding sequence TTGAGCAATGAATTAATTATTAATTCAACTCAAAATGGCAGTCGTATTGCCCTTCTTAATGATAGGAATCTGATTGAGATTCATTATGACAATAAAGAAGAGCAATTTAGTGTGGGTGATATTTATCTGGGCAACGTTCGCAAAGTTATGCAGGGGCTTAATGCTGCGTTTGTGGATGTTGGATATGAAAAAGATGCATTTCTTCATTATCATGATCTAGGACCCAAAGTAAACTCACTTTTAAAATATACTAAATTTGCCACTACTCGTAATAACACCTCCTATAAATTAGGTAAATTTAAGTTAGAGCCTGAGATAGATAAATTAGGAAAGATATCTCAGGTTTTATCTAAAAATAAGCAGGTGTTGGTTCAGGTTATTAAAGAACCTATCTCTACGAAAGGGCCAAGACTATCATGCGAGTTGTCGCTAGCAGGAAGGTATTTGGTATTAGTACCATTTGCTAATGGAATAAGCATATCTAAAAAGATATCAACGAGTGAGGAACGTAAAAGACTCACTAGATTAATTTCTTCAATTAAGCCAGAAAATTTTGGCGTAATAATCCGTACTGTAGCTGAAGGAAAGGAAGTAGCTGAACTCGATACTGATCTAAGGAATTTATTAGAAACCTGGGAAAAAGGAGTTAAGAAACTTAAAACTGCCAAACCAAAAGATAAAATCATTGGTGAAGTAGGAAGAGCGTCCTCTATTCTCAGAGATATGATGAATGAGACCTTTGATAGCATCCATGTTGATGATGAGGAAACATTCAAAGAGATTCAATCCTACATTCAGAAAATTGATCCTAGCAAGGAGAAAATTCTGAAGCTTTATTCAGGACGCAATAAGATTTTTGAACATTTCGGTATTGAAAGGCAACTAAAATCCTTATTTGGTCAATCGGTTAATATCAAAGGTGGTGGCTATTTAATTATTGAGCATACTGAGGCACTGCATGTTGTTGATGTAAACAGTGGGAATAAATCAAATAGTGAAGAAAGTCAAGAAGATACTGCATTAAATACAAACTTAGAGGCAGCTAAGGAAGTAGCTCGACAGCTACGTTTGAGAGATATGGGTGGAATTATTGTGGTGGATTTCATTGATATGAAGAATCCTGACAATAAAAAACTTCTTTTTAAGAAAATGAAGGAGTTTATGGAGACTGATCGCTCAAAACATACTGTTTTGCCTTTATCTAAATTTGGTTTAATGCAAATTACTCGTCAAAGAGTAAGGCCCGAACTTAATATTGTTACTAAGGAAGTATGTCCTACTTGTAATGGCACAGGAAAAATTACAGCTTCGATCTTAGTATCGGATAAGATTGAGCAAGATTTAGATTATTTATTAACCAAGCAAAATGAAAAATCTTTAAGCCTAGCTATACATCCTTTTCTGTATTCATATTATACAAAAGGGCTCATTTCATTACGTGTAAAATGGTTCTTTAAATATGGTAAATGGATTAAACTTATTCAGGATAGTTCTTTAGCATTAACAGAATATCATTTTATGAATGCAAATGAGGAGATAATAGAGATGGGATAA
- a CDS encoding DASH family cryptochrome, with protein MAKKYQKSLIWFRRNLRLADNEALSEGINNSDNYLLLYIFDEKEWQNNPLNSRRSSDIKLNFQWEAVNNLAQNIKSKGGEILIQKGKPEEIIKRLFEEHDFDALFAPKESGTEEKQVESTIEDLFLKQKAVVNFYAQSTLFHEEDIPWPIGKLPDIFTQFRKENEKQTKVRELFETPEDFKSSIQVEVDFNFEELEINPVQFNLKSALDFKGGEDQGWERLQQYFWQNDQLKEYKHTRNGLIGESYSSKFSPWLALGCISPRSIYFEVKRYEKERKKNQSTYWLVFELIWRDYFHFVLKKFGDDLFKKGGIKKLDSKWKWDLELFNKWKNGETGVPFIDANMRELNASGFMSNRGRQIVASFLVKDLGLDWRMGAWFFEHQLIDYDVASNWGNWAYVAGVGNDPRENRYFNILSQAKKYDAKGEYIRHWIPELNQIEGFNIHKPSLLKEEEMIGEGLDIPEIYMKPIVDMRKWEY; from the coding sequence ATGGCTAAAAAGTATCAAAAATCATTAATCTGGTTCAGGAGAAACTTAAGACTTGCCGATAATGAAGCTTTATCGGAGGGAATTAATAATTCGGACAATTATCTTCTGCTTTACATATTTGACGAAAAAGAATGGCAGAATAATCCTTTAAACAGTAGAAGATCTTCCGATATCAAACTTAATTTTCAATGGGAAGCAGTTAATAATTTAGCTCAAAATATAAAATCAAAAGGCGGTGAAATTCTGATTCAAAAAGGAAAGCCTGAAGAAATAATCAAAAGGCTTTTTGAGGAGCATGACTTTGATGCACTTTTTGCTCCAAAAGAATCTGGAACAGAAGAAAAACAAGTAGAAAGTACTATTGAGGATCTGTTTTTAAAGCAAAAGGCAGTAGTCAATTTTTATGCTCAATCTACTCTTTTTCATGAAGAAGATATTCCATGGCCGATTGGTAAACTGCCAGATATTTTTACTCAGTTTAGAAAAGAAAACGAAAAGCAAACCAAAGTAAGGGAGCTATTTGAAACACCAGAAGATTTTAAAAGCTCTATCCAAGTTGAAGTGGATTTTAATTTTGAAGAATTAGAGATTAATCCAGTTCAATTTAATTTAAAGTCTGCTCTTGATTTTAAAGGCGGAGAAGACCAAGGATGGGAAAGACTTCAACAATATTTCTGGCAAAATGACCAATTAAAAGAATATAAACACACCAGGAATGGACTAATTGGAGAGAGTTACTCATCAAAATTTTCCCCATGGTTGGCTTTAGGGTGCATTTCTCCAAGATCAATATATTTTGAGGTTAAACGCTATGAGAAGGAGCGGAAGAAAAACCAATCTACTTACTGGCTAGTATTTGAATTAATCTGGCGAGATTATTTCCATTTTGTATTGAAAAAGTTTGGGGATGACTTATTTAAGAAAGGTGGAATTAAAAAACTAGACTCCAAATGGAAATGGGATTTGGAACTTTTCAATAAATGGAAAAATGGTGAAACGGGTGTTCCTTTTATTGATGCTAATATGCGAGAACTTAATGCATCAGGTTTTATGAGCAATAGAGGAAGACAGATTGTGGCCAGTTTCTTAGTGAAAGATTTGGGCTTAGACTGGCGAATGGGGGCATGGTTTTTCGAGCATCAACTAATTGATTATGATGTTGCAAGTAATTGGGGTAATTGGGCCTATGTTGCAGGAGTAGGAAACGACCCTCGAGAAAATCGATATTTCAATATATTAAGTCAGGCAAAAAAATATGATGCTAAAGGCGAATATATTAGACATTGGATTCCTGAATTAAACCAGATTGAAGGCTTTAATATCCATAAACCATCATTACTAAAAGAGGAGGAAATGATAGGTGAGGGTCTTGATATTCCCGAAATTTATATGAAACCAATAGTAGATATGAGGAAATGGGAGTATTAA
- the hemH gene encoding ferrochelatase, translated as MNKANQGKTGVLLVNLGTPDSTKTGDVRKYLREFLMDKRVIDFPFIFRWMLVNLIIAPFRAPKSAKEYRKLWVERGSPLKFYGEDVAKMLQEELDDNYVVALGMRYQSPSIKSALEELRNQKVAKIIVIPLFPQYASATSGSVHDKVMEIVQKWQIIPQINFISTFVEEPGFYKTFAKIGKRHLDKHQYDHVIFSYHGLPERQIRKGSVDNYCKLGSCCNAYHDKNRFCYRAQCFQTSRLIAKELNLSEDDYTVTFQSRLGNDPWIKPYTDDVLKDLAKEGKKSVLAYSPAFVADCLETTIEVGEEFKEEFEEAGGERWDLVESLNDDKDWVLTLKDLVLKN; from the coding sequence ATGAACAAAGCAAATCAAGGCAAAACAGGAGTTTTGTTAGTTAATTTGGGTACGCCAGATTCTACCAAAACAGGAGATGTAAGGAAATATTTAAGAGAATTTTTAATGGATAAAAGGGTGATTGATTTCCCTTTTATATTCAGATGGATGCTAGTAAATCTGATTATTGCACCTTTCAGAGCGCCAAAATCGGCTAAAGAATATAGAAAGCTCTGGGTTGAAAGAGGATCTCCATTGAAATTTTATGGCGAAGATGTTGCTAAAATGCTTCAAGAAGAATTAGACGATAATTATGTAGTGGCATTAGGAATGCGATATCAATCCCCAAGTATTAAAAGTGCTTTGGAGGAATTAAGGAATCAAAAAGTAGCCAAAATTATTGTAATACCATTATTCCCTCAATATGCATCTGCAACGAGTGGTTCTGTTCACGATAAGGTGATGGAAATAGTACAAAAATGGCAAATCATCCCTCAAATCAATTTCATAAGTACTTTTGTGGAAGAACCTGGTTTCTATAAAACCTTCGCTAAAATTGGAAAAAGACATCTTGATAAACATCAATATGACCATGTTATATTCAGTTACCATGGATTGCCTGAGAGACAAATCAGGAAAGGCTCTGTTGATAATTATTGTAAATTAGGCAGCTGCTGTAATGCTTATCATGATAAAAACCGATTCTGTTATAGAGCTCAGTGTTTTCAAACCTCAAGATTGATCGCAAAAGAATTGAATTTATCAGAAGATGATTATACTGTAACCTTCCAAAGTCGATTGGGGAATGATCCTTGGATTAAGCCTTACACCGATGATGTTTTGAAAGATCTTGCTAAAGAAGGTAAAAAATCGGTTTTAGCTTACTCACCTGCATTCGTGGCTGATTGCTTAGAAACTACCATTGAAGTAGGTGAAGAATTTAAAGAAGAATTTGAAGAAGCTGGTGGGGAAAGATGGGATTTGGTTGAAAGCCTTAACGATGACAAGGATTGGGTACTAACCTTAAAGGACTTAGTTTTAAAAAATTAG
- a CDS encoding HU family DNA-binding protein has product MQTQIEREKFFNNFKIQGSVTKADVISEISEKTGIDKADVTATVEAFFSVVKDSMAEGENIYVRGFGSFVNKKRAKKIARNISKNTAIVIDEHFVPSFKPSKVFVEKIKSSNKVTEEV; this is encoded by the coding sequence TTGCAGACCCAAATTGAAAGGGAGAAATTTTTTAACAATTTTAAAATACAAGGAAGCGTGACTAAAGCAGACGTTATATCAGAAATTTCTGAAAAAACAGGTATAGACAAAGCAGATGTAACCGCTACAGTAGAAGCATTTTTCTCTGTTGTGAAGGATTCAATGGCTGAAGGTGAGAATATCTATGTGAGAGGTTTTGGAAGTTTTGTTAATAAAAAGAGAGCTAAGAAAATTGCTCGTAACATTTCCAAAAACACTGCTATTGTCATCGATGAGCATTTTGTGCCAAGTTTCAAACCATCAAAGGTTTTTGTTGAGAAGATCAAAAGCTCAAATAAAGTAACTGAAGAGGTATAA